The Dyadobacter subterraneus genome window below encodes:
- the eno gene encoding phosphopyruvate hydratase, with amino-acid sequence MSTIQSVHARQILDSRGNPTVEVDIRTENGYLGRAAVPSGASTGKHEAVELRDDDKSVYVGKGVLKAVENVNDIIFPELIGASVFEQNLIDKIMLELDGTPNKSKLGANAILGVSLAVAKAAAQEAGLPLYRYIGGVNANTLPVPMMNILNGGSHADNSIDFQEFMILPAKADTFSESLRMGVEVFHTLKTVLKSKGYSTNVGDEGGFAPNIKSNEEAIEIVIQAIEKAGYKPGEDIFIAMDAAVSEFYEDGFYHFKKSDGRKLTSPEMADYWTQWVAKYPIISIEDGMDEDDWAGWKTLTESIGSKCQLVGDDLFVTNVTRLQQGIESQIANAVLVKVNQIGSLTETIDTVNLAKRNSYKTIMSHRSGETEDATIADLAVALNTGQIKTGSASRSDRMAKYNQLLRIEEELGESAYFPGLKF; translated from the coding sequence ATGAGTACGATTCAGTCAGTACATGCAAGACAAATTCTGGATTCAAGAGGAAACCCTACAGTAGAAGTAGATATTCGTACCGAAAATGGTTATTTAGGACGCGCTGCGGTTCCTTCAGGAGCATCAACCGGTAAACACGAAGCAGTAGAACTTCGCGATGACGACAAGAGCGTTTACGTTGGAAAAGGAGTTTTGAAAGCTGTTGAAAATGTTAATGATATCATTTTCCCTGAATTGATCGGCGCTTCTGTTTTCGAACAAAACCTGATTGATAAAATAATGCTTGAATTGGATGGTACGCCAAACAAAAGCAAGCTAGGTGCTAACGCGATCCTTGGTGTTTCTTTGGCAGTTGCCAAAGCTGCTGCTCAGGAAGCTGGTCTTCCTTTGTACCGTTACATCGGTGGTGTTAATGCAAATACACTTCCTGTTCCGATGATGAACATTTTGAATGGTGGTAGCCATGCAGATAACTCAATCGATTTCCAGGAATTTATGATCCTTCCTGCGAAAGCTGATACTTTCTCTGAGTCTCTTCGTATGGGTGTTGAAGTGTTCCACACTTTGAAAACTGTATTGAAAAGCAAAGGATATTCTACTAACGTTGGTGACGAAGGTGGATTTGCTCCAAACATCAAATCAAATGAAGAAGCGATTGAAATCGTTATTCAGGCGATCGAAAAAGCAGGTTACAAACCAGGTGAAGATATTTTCATCGCTATGGATGCTGCTGTTTCTGAATTCTACGAAGATGGTTTCTACCACTTCAAAAAATCAGACGGACGTAAATTGACTTCTCCTGAAATGGCTGACTACTGGACTCAGTGGGTTGCTAAATATCCAATTATCTCTATCGAAGATGGTATGGACGAAGATGACTGGGCAGGTTGGAAAACACTTACTGAGTCAATCGGTTCTAAATGTCAATTAGTAGGAGACGATTTGTTCGTAACAAACGTAACTCGTTTACAACAAGGAATCGAATCTCAGATCGCTAACGCTGTTTTGGTAAAAGTTAACCAAATCGGTTCATTGACTGAAACAATCGATACTGTAAATCTTGCGAAAAGAAACAGCTACAAAACAATTATGTCTCACCGTTCAGGTGAAACTGAGGATGCAACAATTGCTGACCTTGCAGTGGCGTTGAACACAGGACAGATCAAAACTGGTTCTGCTTCACGTTCTGACCGTATGGCGAAATACAACCAACTTCTTCGTATTGAAGAAGAATTGGGAGAAAGCGCTTACTTCCCAGGATTGAAATTCTAA